In one Gossypium hirsutum isolate 1008001.06 chromosome D09, Gossypium_hirsutum_v2.1, whole genome shotgun sequence genomic region, the following are encoded:
- the LOC107907717 gene encoding DNA-directed RNA polymerases II, IV and V subunit 3-like, producing MILFFDIDPNTQQVVVVDPEAYTYDDEVLKKAEAMGKPGLVEIYAKEDSFIFTVESTGAIKASQLVLNAIEILKQKLDAVRLSEDTVEADDQFGELGAHMQGG from the exons ATGATCTTATTCTTTGACATTGACCCAAATACCCAACAG gTTGTGGTGGTTGATCCAGAGGCGTATACCTATGACGATGAGGTGCTAAAGAAAGCTGAAGCTATGGGCAAGCCAGGTCTTGTGGAGATATATGCCAAAGAAGACAGTTTCATCTTTACAGTTGAATCCACTGGTGCGATCAAAGCTTCTCAGTTGGTTCTTAATGCTATAGAAATCTTGAAACAGAAGCTGGATGCAGTTCGCCTGTCTGAGGATACTGTGGAAGCTGATGATCAGTTTGGTGAACTAGGTGCCCATATGCAAGGAGGATGA